In the genome of Candidatus Ruthia magnifica str. Cm (Calyptogena magnifica), one region contains:
- the uvrD gene encoding DNA helicase II: MNLSEITNDLNDKQCQSVTFNNEKNALILAGAGSGKTRVLTHRIAYLITQKDIRIDAILAVTFTNKAATEMRERLSTLLRRPIQSMWMGTFHSLAHRLLRTHYEKSKLTSGFQILDAQDQFRIVKRLMKENSIDESKFPIKKVQWFINNQKNEDIRAQDIDPDYNYFIKKNLEVFELYEAYCQENDLIDFAELLIRSYELLKNNTDLLNHYQARFEHILVDEFQDTNTVQYKWIKLLFNGHNKIFCVGDDDQSIYGWRGAKIENITKLCTDFTPIETIRLKQNYRSTGNILNASNALITHNVNRMGKSLWTDAGNGELIDVYEARTETDEANYVISNIQKLITNGASPSDCSILYRFNAQSRIFEEALIKYNIPYIIYGGLKFFEYTEIKDALSYLRLIENSADNVAFERVVNFPTRGIGNVTVKKIRTFAQDNHTSLFQAAIQISSILPTRAANALSSFINLIKQITDDTKHLNLSEKVTNLLNTSGLIMHYSNDKIGSKKENLKKLITITKQYNHEQDNKMSEVMGFISLTSLDSSGNTNASINQNVQLMTIHSAKGLEFPCVFLVGMEEDLFPSRQSKNEPHLTDEERRLCYVGMTRAMKKLSLSYAIKRFLYGQSLYAYPSRFLNEIPSKYLNKIKAKFGATIQNYNDDNTFNKNITPKSDDQISIGALVKHAKFGLGTVLNFEGQGDSTRVQIKFKQVGTKWLINSYANLEFI, from the coding sequence ATGAATTTATCCGAAATAACAAACGACCTAAATGACAAACAATGCCAATCAGTCACATTCAATAATGAAAAAAATGCTTTAATACTAGCAGGTGCAGGTAGTGGTAAAACTAGAGTTTTAACCCATAGAATTGCCTATTTAATTACACAAAAAGATATTCGTATTGATGCCATTTTAGCAGTTACTTTTACCAATAAAGCTGCTACTGAAATGCGTGAAAGGCTAAGTACTTTATTAAGGCGCCCTATTCAAAGTATGTGGATGGGAACATTTCATAGCTTGGCACACCGATTATTACGCACTCATTACGAAAAGTCTAAGTTGACTTCTGGATTTCAAATTTTAGATGCACAAGACCAGTTTCGTATTGTCAAACGTCTAATGAAAGAAAATAGCATTGATGAATCTAAGTTTCCCATTAAAAAAGTGCAGTGGTTTATTAATAATCAAAAAAACGAAGATATTCGCGCACAAGATATTGACCCTGATTATAACTATTTTATTAAAAAAAATCTTGAAGTGTTTGAACTTTATGAAGCGTATTGCCAAGAAAACGACTTAATTGATTTTGCAGAACTACTGATACGTAGTTATGAGTTGTTAAAAAATAACACAGACTTGCTTAATCATTATCAAGCGCGCTTTGAGCATATTTTAGTGGATGAGTTTCAAGATACCAATACGGTGCAGTACAAATGGATTAAATTATTGTTTAATGGTCATAATAAAATATTTTGTGTGGGCGATGATGATCAATCTATTTATGGATGGCGCGGTGCAAAAATTGAAAATATTACCAAACTATGCACAGACTTTACTCCCATTGAAACCATCCGCTTAAAACAAAATTATCGTTCAACTGGTAATATTCTAAACGCCTCTAATGCCTTGATTACTCATAACGTCAATCGTATGGGTAAATCTCTTTGGACTGATGCTGGTAATGGTGAATTGATTGATGTCTATGAAGCGCGAACTGAAACGGATGAGGCGAACTATGTTATCAGCAATATTCAAAAATTAATCACTAATGGTGCATCGCCCAGTGATTGCTCTATTTTGTACCGATTTAATGCTCAATCTCGTATCTTTGAAGAGGCACTAATAAAATACAATATTCCTTATATTATCTATGGTGGTTTAAAATTTTTTGAGTATACCGAGATTAAAGACGCTTTAAGTTATTTACGTTTAATAGAGAACTCGGCTGATAATGTTGCCTTTGAACGCGTAGTTAATTTTCCAACTCGCGGTATTGGCAATGTAACGGTTAAAAAAATACGTACATTTGCACAAGACAACCACACCAGTCTTTTTCAAGCAGCCATACAAATATCATCCATCCTGCCAACTCGCGCTGCCAATGCATTAAGTAGCTTTATTAATCTAATTAAGCAAATAACAGACGACACAAAGCACCTAAATTTATCTGAAAAAGTAACTAACTTGCTTAATACATCAGGATTAATTATGCATTATTCTAATGATAAAATCGGCAGTAAAAAAGAAAATCTAAAAAAGTTAATCACCATAACGAAACAATACAACCATGAACAAGATAATAAGATGAGCGAAGTTATGGGATTTATTTCTTTAACATCGCTAGATTCTAGTGGCAATACCAATGCGTCTATTAACCAAAATGTACAACTCATGACTATACATTCAGCTAAAGGTCTAGAGTTTCCCTGTGTATTTTTGGTTGGCATGGAAGAAGACCTATTCCCTTCTAGACAAAGTAAGAATGAACCTCATTTAACGGATGAAGAAAGACGATTATGCTACGTGGGTATGACTCGCGCTATGAAAAAACTATCACTCTCTTATGCCATTAAACGCTTTTTGTACGGACAATCTTTATACGCTTATCCTTCACGTTTTTTAAACGAAATTCCAAGTAAATATTTAAATAAGATTAAAGCTAAATTTGGTGCAACAATACAGAATTACAATGATGACAATACTTTTAATAAAAATATTACACCAAAATCTGATGACCAAATATCTATTGGCGCTTTGGTTAAACATGCCAAATTTGGATTAGGTACAGTGCTAAATTTTGAAGGGCAAGGCGATTCTACTAGAGTGCAAATAAAATTTAAGCAAGTGGGTACAAAATGGCTGATTAATTCATATGCTAATTTAGAATTTATTTAA
- a CDS encoding TlpA family protein disulfide reductase, protein MTKNLIIPPRLAFQLGNKIAKIGFICSLFLAFNVAQAISIDDMWQKERKIKVPDFSLTDLNGNIHTNKSTLGKYLVVNFWATWCPPCLKEIPDFVKFYEKNKDKVLILGLDYEQAGKAAIIEFTDTFMVNYPIILFDDKNYAQFKKFDEILGMPTTYIYGPNGNLVDYQMGEMDMMALEKAISK, encoded by the coding sequence ATGACAAAAAATCTCATTATACCCCCAAGGCTCGCATTTCAATTAGGCAATAAAATTGCTAAAATTGGTTTTATATGCTCGCTATTTTTAGCTTTTAATGTTGCTCAGGCAATCAGCATTGATGACATGTGGCAAAAAGAAAGAAAAATCAAAGTGCCTGATTTTTCTCTAACCGACCTTAACGGCAATATACACACTAATAAATCCACTCTGGGTAAATATTTAGTAGTTAATTTTTGGGCAACTTGGTGTCCACCTTGTTTAAAAGAAATTCCAGATTTTGTTAAGTTTTATGAAAAAAATAAGGACAAAGTTCTTATTTTAGGACTTGATTATGAACAGGCTGGCAAAGCAGCTATTATTGAGTTCACTGATACATTTATGGTAAATTATCCCATCATCCTTTTTGACGATAAAAACTACGCTCAATTCAAAAAATTTGACGAAATACTTGGCATGCCAACGACTTATATCTATGGACCAAACGGAAATTTAGTTGATTATCAAATGGGTGAAATGGATATGATGGCTTTAGAAAAGGCCATTTCAAAGTAA
- a CDS encoding Alvin_2107 family globule sulfur oxidation protein, translating to MTYYEGVKKMEEMGVNDNYIQGWVAGFLNNPEIEEQRITDEWESGYEDGKEHTDANFTNFC from the coding sequence ATGACTTACTATGAAGGCGTTAAAAAAATGGAAGAGATGGGTGTAAATGATAACTATATTCAAGGTTGGGTTGCAGGTTTTTTAAATAATCCTGAAATTGAAGAACAAAGAATTACTGATGAATGGGAGTCAGGCTATGAAGATGGTAAAGAGCATACAGATGCTAACTTTACTAATTTCTGCTAG
- a CDS encoding MBL fold metallo-hydrolase — protein MDIQIFKEKGYTLEILYCIGVLEDSIHFIFDHNTKTCAIVDPAWDAPLFIQRIHNKGYILTDIWLTHWHFDHTNAVDEIVKATGAKITVGVNEVPYLQIDSLPETVDNNDTIFIGNTPAKIINTPGHSAGGICYLLDGHIIAGDTLFVYGAGHCSLPGGNINELFHSMQKLKRIDDNVMLHCGHDYGSRVNTTMGEQKQGNAFLLIDNEADFLNYVNSMQQGKIPYPTDAVTQTEIKAML, from the coding sequence ATGGACATACAAATTTTTAAAGAAAAAGGTTACACACTAGAGATTCTCTATTGCATCGGTGTTTTAGAAGACTCTATTCACTTTATCTTCGACCATAACACAAAAACCTGTGCCATTGTTGATCCAGCATGGGATGCACCTTTGTTTATTCAGCGGATACACAATAAAGGTTACATACTCACTGATATTTGGCTAACTCATTGGCACTTTGACCATACCAATGCTGTTGATGAAATTGTAAAAGCAACAGGCGCTAAAATAACAGTGGGTGTTAATGAAGTACCCTATTTGCAAATTGATAGCTTGCCTGAAACTGTTGATAATAACGACACTATTTTTATCGGTAATACACCAGCTAAAATTATCAACACACCAGGACACAGTGCTGGTGGTATCTGTTATTTACTAGATGGGCATATTATTGCCGGTGATACTTTGTTTGTTTATGGGGCGGGTCATTGTTCATTGCCTGGTGGCAATATTAATGAATTGTTCCATTCCATGCAAAAACTCAAGCGCATTGATGATAATGTAATGCTACATTGTGGACATGATTATGGCTCAAGAGTTAACACAACAATGGGTGAGCAAAAACAAGGAAATGCTTTTTTATTGATTGATAACGAAGCCGATTTTTTAAATTATGTTAACAGCATGCAACAAGGAAAAATTCCTTATCCCACAGATGCTGTCACCCAAACAGAAATTAAGGCTATGTTATGA
- the rsfS gene encoding ribosome silencing factor: protein MNLKQQLKTVTDTIEKLKGEDIVTLKILEQSADIEAIVIATGRSIQHVRGISNNLKIEAKRLNMKMLGIEGIQTGYWVLIDLAEVVVHVMTGKTREFYKLEKLWSELKNT from the coding sequence ATGAATTTAAAACAACAATTAAAAACCGTTACCGACACCATTGAAAAATTAAAAGGCGAAGATATTGTCACCTTAAAAATTTTAGAACAAAGTGCTGATATTGAAGCTATTGTTATTGCCACAGGTAGATCCATTCAACATGTACGTGGCATCTCCAATAATCTTAAAATTGAGGCCAAGCGTCTTAATATGAAAATGCTAGGTATTGAAGGCATTCAGACTGGGTATTGGGTGTTGATAGACTTAGCAGAGGTTGTAGTTCATGTGATGACGGGAAAAACCAGGGAATTTTATAAATTAGAAAAACTTTGGTCAGAATTAAAAAACACTTAA
- a CDS encoding KamA family radical SAM protein, translating into MMKDNWQYYARYTLKGANQSNDFFKIEAFKDQDFPIKIPLEFAQLIDKSNKNDPLLRQVISSKVLSKSENFSLLPLEEEKYSPVAGLIHKYPNRVLLITSQVCAIHCQYCFRQNFNYSEHDAISNWNEVQNYIVNDVKINEVILSGGDLLSLSDDKLSILIDNIANIAHIKTLRIHTRSIVVMPSRITDKLADTLNQSRLNVVIVLHTNHAQELSVKFAQKITKLSGVTLLNQSVLLKGVNDSIKILTELCLKLFDLGILPYYLHMLDKVQGAQDFLVKDDDAIQLHQQLKNNLSGYLVPKLVRDNGNHSKDWLL; encoded by the coding sequence ATGATGAAAGATAACTGGCAATATTATGCGAGATATACCCTTAAAGGCGCTAATCAAAGTAACGATTTTTTTAAAATAGAAGCATTTAAAGACCAAGATTTTCCTATTAAAATTCCCTTAGAATTTGCACAATTGATTGATAAAAGTAACAAGAATGACCCCTTGCTAAGACAAGTTATCAGTTCTAAAGTTTTATCAAAAAGCGAAAATTTTAGTTTGTTGCCACTAGAAGAAGAAAAATACTCTCCTGTGGCTGGGCTTATTCATAAATATCCAAATAGAGTGTTATTAATTACTTCACAAGTTTGCGCTATTCATTGCCAATATTGTTTTAGACAAAACTTTAACTATTCTGAGCATGATGCTATCAGCAATTGGAATGAGGTGCAAAATTATATTGTTAATGATGTAAAAATCAATGAAGTAATATTAAGTGGCGGTGATCTGCTGAGTTTGAGTGACGATAAACTTAGCATATTGATTGATAATATTGCAAATATTGCACACATAAAAACACTACGTATTCACACGCGCAGTATTGTTGTGATGCCTAGTAGAATAACTGACAAATTAGCAGATACACTTAACCAATCAAGATTAAATGTTGTCATAGTCTTGCACACAAATCATGCGCAAGAGTTGTCTGTGAAATTTGCACAAAAAATAACCAAACTAAGTGGCGTTACTTTACTCAATCAATCAGTTTTATTAAAAGGCGTGAATGATTCAATAAAAATATTGACAGAGCTTTGTTTGAAGTTGTTTGATTTGGGCATATTACCCTATTATTTACACATGTTGGATAAAGTTCAGGGTGCACAAGATTTTTTAGTTAAAGATGACGATGCCATTCAACTGCATCAGCAATTAAAAAACAACTTAAGTGGATATCTGGTACCTAAGTTGGTACGTGATAATGGTAATCATTCTAAAGATTGGTTACTTTGA
- the nadD gene encoding nicotinate (nicotinamide) nucleotide adenylyltransferase, translating into MSIAKEPRFKMISFFGGSFDPIHYGHLKNATQLKTELGLSKLFLMPCAKPVHKKQLNFNVNQRMDMLRLAVEEFNTLSIDTREVNHNRDSYTIDSLKHIQSDYQNDSICLIMGVDSFNTLSSWKAYQVFYQYCHLVVIARADTFTHQEKYGFKLTSTVGDLAKQKTGFVFFANNQILDISSSAIHDILLNILQRRINTTLSNKIRDQQNLSKLLPKSIIDYIDTL; encoded by the coding sequence ATGAGCATTGCAAAAGAGCCTAGATTTAAAATGATTAGCTTTTTTGGCGGCTCGTTTGATCCAATTCATTATGGACATTTAAAAAATGCCACTCAACTTAAAACTGAACTAGGATTATCAAAATTATTTTTAATGCCTTGCGCTAAACCTGTACATAAAAAGCAGCTTAATTTTAATGTTAATCAACGTATGGATATGTTGCGCTTGGCTGTTGAAGAATTTAATACACTTTCAATAGATACTAGAGAAGTTAACCACAATAGAGACTCATACACCATTGACTCACTCAAACACATTCAATCAGACTATCAAAATGACTCTATTTGTTTAATCATGGGGGTGGATAGTTTTAATACGCTGAGCAGTTGGAAAGCATATCAAGTTTTTTATCAATATTGCCACCTAGTAGTAATTGCCAGAGCTGATACTTTTACACATCAAGAAAAATATGGTTTTAAATTAACTAGTACAGTTGGTGACTTAGCAAAACAAAAGACTGGATTTGTCTTTTTTGCAAATAATCAAATACTTGATATTTCTTCAAGTGCTATTCACGATATTCTTTTAAACATCCTACAAAGGCGTATAAATACCACCTTGAGTAATAAAATACGCGACCAACAAAACTTATCTAAACTATTACCAAAATCTATCATTGATTATATTGACACCTTATGA
- a CDS encoding glutathione S-transferase family protein: MKLELISFKLCPFAQCAIILLNKQKLDFELNHINPMNPPNWFKQISPTEQVPLLKVDERIIFESSVITEFINDISKTNLHPSDPIQKAENRSWIQFSSTLFDNLFGIVTGDEEKFHTSKKSLFDKLAKVEVVKNNTKFFNGNNFSIIDAAFAPIFMRLNWINEFTNNILSLNEFKHLSTWSKELLQVDVVKNSVVERLNDVYYSNIEAREGHLLTLLID; encoded by the coding sequence ATGAAACTAGAACTGATCAGCTTTAAACTTTGTCCATTTGCACAATGCGCTATTATTTTACTAAATAAACAAAAACTTGACTTTGAATTAAATCATATCAATCCAATGAATCCGCCTAATTGGTTTAAGCAGATTTCCCCAACTGAACAAGTACCTTTGTTAAAAGTAGATGAAAGAATTATTTTTGAATCTTCTGTGATTACTGAATTTATTAATGATATTAGTAAAACTAATCTACACCCTAGCGATCCTATTCAAAAAGCTGAAAATCGTTCATGGATTCAATTTTCATCAACCCTATTTGATAATTTATTTGGCATAGTAACAGGTGATGAAGAAAAATTTCATACATCAAAAAAATCTTTGTTTGACAAACTAGCCAAAGTTGAAGTTGTTAAAAACAATACTAAGTTTTTTAATGGTAATAATTTTTCAATCATTGATGCAGCCTTTGCGCCAATATTTATGCGTCTAAACTGGATTAATGAATTTACCAATAATATCTTATCACTTAATGAGTTTAAACATCTAAGTACTTGGAGTAAAGAGTTATTACAAGTAGATGTGGTTAAAAATTCAGTGGTTGAGAGACTAAATGATGTCTATTATTCCAACATTGAAGCACGTGAAGGCCATCTATTAACCCTACTTATTGACTAA
- the arsC gene encoding arsenate reductase (glutaredoxin) (This arsenate reductase requires both glutathione and glutaredoxin to convert arsenate to arsenite, after which the efflux transporter formed by ArsA and ArsB can extrude the arsenite from the cell, providing resistance.), protein MSTVIYHNPRCSKSRAMLTILEQKNVDFEIIKYLENPPTSNELKQLLTDLNLEARSLMRKGEPEYKEQGLDDEALTENQLINSMIKTPKLIERPIVRTSKGVVIGRPPENVLSIL, encoded by the coding sequence ATGAGTACAGTTATTTATCACAATCCAAGATGTTCTAAATCAAGAGCAATGTTAACTATTTTAGAACAAAAAAATGTTGATTTTGAGATAATTAAATATTTAGAAAATCCACCCACCAGTAACGAACTCAAGCAATTATTAACTGATTTAAATCTTGAAGCCAGATCACTCATGCGTAAAGGAGAGCCTGAGTACAAAGAACAAGGTTTAGATGATGAAGCTTTAACTGAAAATCAATTAATTAATTCCATGATCAAAACCCCAAAATTAATTGAACGACCCATTGTAAGAACAAGTAAAGGTGTTGTTATCGGTCGTCCACCTGAAAATGTTTTATCTATTCTTTAA